In one window of Romboutsia hominis DNA:
- the licT gene encoding BglG family transcription antiterminator LicT: protein MLIQKIYNNNVVLVVDDETNKELVLTGCGIGFKKKVGEKVDQDKIEKKFVMEDENLAKKITRIVTEVDEDIFNVTSKIIEYAKQNLNAELDDYIYVALADHISFAIKRYNQNIEIKNDLLYEIKRIHKKEFQIGMWAIDYINKEFNVNFTKDEAAFIAMHIINANYKESTKESFLMTKIVKEILNIIRYYYSVEFKEDDFNYDRLVTHLKFFAKRLIKKEQVENNDNELLEIIKIQYEKPYNCSCKIKKYIEDNHEYVVTEDELLYLTLHINRVIAAIK, encoded by the coding sequence ATGCTAATTCAAAAAATATACAATAACAATGTAGTATTGGTTGTAGATGATGAAACTAATAAAGAACTAGTACTCACTGGATGTGGAATTGGATTTAAAAAAAAGGTTGGAGAAAAAGTAGACCAAGATAAAATTGAAAAGAAATTTGTTATGGAAGATGAAAACTTAGCTAAAAAGATAACTAGGATAGTTACTGAAGTGGATGAAGATATATTTAATGTAACTTCTAAGATAATAGAATATGCAAAGCAAAATTTAAATGCAGAACTAGATGATTATATATATGTAGCATTAGCAGATCATATATCATTTGCAATTAAAAGGTATAATCAAAATATAGAAATTAAAAATGATTTACTTTATGAAATAAAAAGGATTCATAAAAAAGAATTCCAAATAGGAATGTGGGCAATAGATTATATAAACAAAGAATTTAATGTAAATTTCACAAAGGATGAAGCAGCATTTATAGCTATGCATATTATAAATGCAAATTATAAAGAAAGCACTAAAGAATCATTTTTAATGACTAAGATAGTAAAAGAAATACTAAATATTATAAGATATTATTATTCAGTAGAATTTAAAGAAGATGATTTTAACTATGATAGATTAGTAACTCATTTAAAATTCTTTGCAAAACGACTTATAAAAAAAGAACAAGTAGAAAATAATGACAATGAACTTTTAGAAATTATAAAAATTCAATATGAAAAACCATATAATTGTTCTTGTAAGATTAAAAAATATATAGAAGATAATCATGAGTATGTAGTTACAGAAGATGAACTTTTATATCTTACACTACATATAAATAGAGTAATAGCAGCTATAAAGTAA
- a CDS encoding fructose-1,6-bisphosphatase, whose translation MRPLENELKYLKLLSKQYPSISKASTEIINLEAILNLPKGTEHFITDIHGEYEPFVHVLKNGSGVIKRKIEELFSNTMRENEKKALATLVYYPEQKLDLIIKKEENLEDFYRINIYRLVELCKYASSKYTRSKVRKLLPEDFKYIIEELLHESIDIKHKQCYYQSIVDTIIETDRAKEFIIAISKVIQKLVVDRLHILGDIYDRGPRPDVVIDTLMDYHSVDIQWGNHDILWMGAASGEKTCIANALRISARYANLDIIEDIYGINLLPLATFAMETYKDDPCHCFIPKISDQNVSTKEKSLIAKMHKAISIIQFKLEGEVINRRPEFEMQHRLLLNNINYEENTIKLKGKVYKLKDSNFPTINKNNPYELSKEENEVIEKLVSSFKNSEKLQKHISFLFSKGSIYLTANSNLLIHGCVPLNEDKSFMSMKIQGKEYKGKALMDKMEAISREGYFFKENTTQKQYGMDMMWYLWTGKCSSLFGKDDMTTFERYFIAEKESHKENKNPYFKLREDEKMCEKIFEEFNLDLTDSHIINGHVPVESKNGESPIKANGKILVIDGGFSRAYQNKTGLAGYTLIYNSHSLQLVSHQPFTSAEDAIKKESDILSTTEVVEHKAKRKTVRDTDAGKILEQEVKDLKLLLLAYRKGLIKEK comes from the coding sequence TTGAGACCATTAGAAAATGAGTTAAAATATTTAAAACTACTATCAAAACAATATCCAAGCATATCAAAAGCAAGTACTGAAATAATAAACCTAGAGGCAATACTTAACTTGCCTAAAGGAACGGAACACTTTATAACAGATATACATGGAGAATATGAGCCTTTTGTTCATGTTTTAAAAAATGGCTCTGGAGTCATAAAAAGAAAGATAGAAGAACTATTTTCAAATACTATGAGAGAAAATGAGAAAAAAGCATTAGCTACTTTAGTATACTATCCAGAGCAAAAACTAGATTTGATAATAAAGAAAGAAGAAAATCTAGAAGATTTTTATAGAATAAATATATATAGATTAGTTGAACTTTGTAAATATGCATCTAGTAAATACACTAGATCAAAAGTAAGGAAATTATTACCAGAAGATTTTAAGTATATAATAGAAGAATTACTTCATGAATCTATAGATATAAAGCATAAACAATGTTATTACCAAAGTATTGTAGATACAATAATAGAAACTGATAGAGCAAAAGAATTTATAATAGCTATATCTAAAGTTATACAAAAACTAGTAGTAGATAGACTTCATATATTAGGAGATATATACGATAGAGGACCAAGACCAGACGTAGTAATAGATACTTTAATGGATTATCATTCAGTGGATATACAATGGGGAAATCATGATATACTTTGGATGGGTGCTGCAAGTGGAGAAAAAACTTGTATAGCAAATGCTCTTAGGATATCAGCTAGATATGCAAATCTAGATATAATAGAAGATATATATGGAATAAATTTACTTCCTCTTGCTACTTTTGCTATGGAAACTTATAAGGATGACCCTTGCCATTGTTTTATTCCAAAAATTAGTGATCAAAATGTATCAACAAAAGAAAAATCATTAATAGCTAAAATGCACAAGGCAATAAGTATTATACAGTTTAAGTTAGAAGGAGAAGTTATAAATAGAAGGCCTGAGTTTGAGATGCAGCATAGACTTTTACTTAATAATATAAACTATGAAGAAAATACTATTAAATTAAAGGGTAAAGTATATAAATTAAAGGATTCTAATTTCCCAACTATAAACAAAAATAACCCATATGAGTTAAGCAAAGAAGAAAATGAAGTTATAGAAAAATTAGTATCATCTTTTAAAAATAGCGAAAAACTTCAAAAACATATTTCTTTTTTATTCTCAAAAGGAAGTATATACTTAACAGCAAACTCTAACTTACTAATACATGGATGTGTACCTTTAAATGAAGACAAGAGCTTTATGTCTATGAAAATACAAGGTAAAGAATATAAGGGTAAAGCTTTAATGGATAAGATGGAAGCTATATCTAGAGAAGGATATTTCTTTAAAGAAAATACAACTCAAAAGCAATATGGAATGGACATGATGTGGTATCTTTGGACAGGAAAGTGTTCATCATTATTTGGTAAAGATGACATGACTACTTTTGAAAGATATTTTATAGCGGAGAAAGAAAGTCACAAGGAAAATAAAAATCCATATTTCAAATTAAGAGAAGATGAAAAGATGTGTGAAAAGATATTTGAAGAATTTAACTTAGACCTAACAGATAGCCATATTATAAATGGTCATGTTCCTGTAGAAAGTAAAAATGGTGAAAGTCCTATAAAGGCAAACGGAAAAATACTAGTCATAGATGGTGGCTTTTCAAGGGCATACCAAAATAAAACAGGACTTGCAGGTTATACTTTAATATATAATTCTCATAGTTTACAATTAGTTTCACACCAACCTTTTACATCAGCAGAAGATGCTATAAAAAAAGAAAGTGATATACTATCAACTACAGAAGTAGTAGAACATAAAGCAAAACGTAAAACAGTAAGAGATACTGATGCAGGTAAAATATTAGAACAAGAAGTAAAAGACTTAAAGTTACTTTTATTAGCTTATAGAAAAGGATTAATTAAAGAAAAATAA
- the nifJ gene encoding pyruvate:ferredoxin (flavodoxin) oxidoreductase, whose product MAKFMKTVDGNTAAAHVAYAFTDVAAIYPITPSSNMAEVVDEWSAQGRKNMFGQKVSVVEMQSEAGAAGAFHGSLQAGALTTTFTASQGLLLMIPNMYKVAGELLPGVFHVSARALAAQALSIFGDHQDVMSARQTGCVMLASGSVQEVADIAPVAHLAAIEGRLPFIHFFDGFRTSHEIQKVELLDTEDYEKLINKEAVEEFRNRALSPNHPVTRGTAQNPDIYFQTREASNKYYNNIVGIVEKYMKQMSELTGREHGLFDYYGAQDAKYVLIAMGSATEAIEETIDYLNAQGGKYGLVKVHLFRPFSTKHLLEKIPATAERICVMDRTKEPGAIGEPLYLDVRSAFYGAENAPMIIGGRYGLGSKDVTPSDIKTIFDNLTSENPKNNFTVGIVDDVTNTSLEPSEPIKIATPGTIRCKFWGLGSDGTVGANKQAIKIIGDNTEKYAQAYFAYDSKKSGGITMSHLRFGDAPIRSTYLIDEADYIACHNQSYVNQYDLLKGLKKGGTFVLNTIWSPEELETHLPAKMKRFIAENEINFYTVNATKIAQEIGLGNRINMIMQSAFFKLAEIIPQEEASQYLKDSIKKAYGKKGEKVVNMNFEAVEAGMNALVKIEVPAAWNQAVESAETTNCDEPEFIKNIVRPMNAQEGDSLPISAFDGIEDGTFPCGTAAYEKRGVAVNVPEWDVNNCIQCNQCAYVCPHACIRPVLVTEEEMANAPENFNTKKAIGKGFEGLQYRMQVSPLDCTGCGNCADICPAKGKALFMKPLDTQEVEIENWAFAVDTTKVAPKDDVMAPNTVKGSQFRQPLMEFSGACAGCGETPYIKLVTQLFGDRMMIANATGCSSIWGGSAPSTPYTVNHEGKGPSWANSLFEDNAEFGYGMMLAVKQMRNKIAENMETLLTMDICDAAREAFTAWLDAKEDGEASKVASQKVLDVLANAHNIENAEIKALVNEIEERKDYLVKRSQWILGGDGWAYDIGYGGLDHVLASGENVNVLVFDTEIYSNTGGQASKSTPISAMAKFAAAGKRSKKKDLGMMAMSYGNVYVAQVGMGADKNQLMKAVIEAEAYDGPSLIIAYSPCISHGIKEGMGRAQANIEKAVKAGYWHLYRFNPTLKAQGKNPFTLDSKEPTESFREFLMGQVRYAAIAKQFPDVADELFTMAEENANERYNNYKRLAEQC is encoded by the coding sequence ATTAGCAGCTCAAGCATTATCTATATTTGGGGATCATCAAGACGTTATGTCAGCTAGACAAACTGGATGTGTAATGTTAGCATCAGGTTCTGTTCAAGAAGTTGCTGATATAGCACCAGTTGCACACTTAGCTGCAATAGAAGGAAGATTACCTTTCATACATTTCTTCGATGGATTCAGAACATCTCACGAAATACAAAAAGTTGAGTTATTAGACACTGAAGATTATGAAAAATTAATAAACAAAGAGGCAGTAGAAGAGTTCAGAAACAGAGCTTTATCTCCAAATCATCCTGTTACTCGTGGTACTGCTCAAAACCCTGATATATACTTCCAAACAAGAGAAGCTTCAAATAAATATTACAACAACATAGTTGGAATAGTTGAAAAATACATGAAGCAAATGAGCGAATTAACTGGAAGAGAACATGGACTATTTGATTACTACGGAGCACAAGATGCTAAGTATGTATTAATAGCTATGGGATCTGCTACAGAGGCTATAGAAGAAACAATAGATTACTTAAATGCTCAAGGTGGAAAATACGGTTTAGTTAAGGTTCACTTATTCAGACCATTCTCTACTAAGCATTTATTAGAAAAAATACCAGCAACTGCTGAAAGAATATGTGTAATGGATAGAACTAAAGAGCCAGGTGCTATAGGAGAGCCATTATACTTAGACGTACGTAGTGCATTCTACGGAGCTGAAAATGCTCCAATGATAATAGGTGGAAGATACGGATTAGGATCAAAAGATGTTACTCCATCAGATATAAAAACTATATTTGATAACTTAACTTCTGAAAATCCTAAGAACAACTTCACTGTAGGTATAGTAGATGACGTTACTAATACTTCATTAGAGCCATCTGAACCTATCAAAATAGCTACACCAGGAACTATAAGATGTAAGTTCTGGGGATTAGGATCTGACGGTACAGTTGGGGCTAACAAACAAGCTATAAAAATAATAGGAGACAACACTGAAAAGTATGCTCAAGCTTACTTTGCTTATGACTCTAAGAAGTCTGGTGGTATAACAATGTCTCACTTAAGATTTGGAGATGCTCCAATAAGATCTACTTACTTAATAGATGAAGCTGACTACATAGCTTGTCACAACCAATCATATGTTAACCAATATGATTTATTAAAAGGACTTAAAAAAGGTGGAACATTCGTATTAAATACAATATGGTCACCAGAAGAGTTAGAAACTCATTTACCAGCAAAAATGAAGAGATTCATAGCTGAAAATGAAATAAACTTCTACACTGTAAATGCTACTAAGATAGCTCAAGAAATAGGTCTTGGAAATAGAATAAACATGATAATGCAATCAGCATTCTTCAAGTTAGCTGAGATAATACCTCAAGAAGAAGCTAGCCAATACCTAAAAGATTCTATAAAGAAAGCTTACGGTAAAAAAGGTGAAAAAGTCGTTAACATGAACTTTGAAGCTGTTGAAGCTGGTATGAATGCATTAGTTAAAATAGAAGTTCCAGCTGCTTGGAATCAAGCTGTTGAAAGTGCAGAAACAACAAACTGCGACGAACCAGAATTCATAAAAAATATAGTAAGACCAATGAATGCTCAAGAAGGTGATAGTTTACCAATAAGTGCATTTGATGGAATAGAAGATGGTACATTCCCATGTGGTACTGCAGCTTACGAAAAACGTGGAGTAGCAGTAAATGTTCCTGAGTGGGATGTAAACAACTGTATACAATGTAACCAATGTGCTTATGTATGTCCTCATGCATGTATAAGACCAGTATTAGTAACTGAAGAAGAAATGGCTAATGCTCCAGAAAACTTCAATACTAAAAAAGCAATTGGTAAAGGATTTGAAGGATTACAATACAGAATGCAAGTAAGTCCACTTGACTGTACAGGATGTGGAAACTGTGCTGACATATGTCCAGCTAAAGGTAAAGCATTATTCATGAAACCTCTTGATACTCAAGAAGTTGAAATAGAAAACTGGGCATTCGCTGTAGATACTACAAAGGTTGCTCCTAAAGATGATGTAATGGCTCCTAACACTGTTAAAGGAAGTCAATTCAGACAACCATTAATGGAATTCTCAGGTGCTTGTGCTGGATGTGGAGAAACTCCATACATCAAGTTAGTTACTCAATTATTCGGAGATAGAATGATGATAGCAAATGCTACTGGATGTTCATCAATCTGGGGAGGATCAGCTCCATCAACTCCATACACTGTTAACCATGAAGGTAAAGGTCCATCTTGGGCAAACTCATTATTCGAAGACAATGCTGAATTCGGATACGGAATGATGTTAGCAGTTAAACAAATGAGAAATAAAATAGCTGAAAACATGGAAACATTATTAACAATGGATATATGTGATGCAGCTAGAGAAGCATTTACTGCTTGGTTAGATGCTAAAGAAGATGGAGAAGCTTCAAAAGTAGCAAGCCAAAAAGTATTAGATGTATTAGCTAATGCTCACAATATAGAAAATGCTGAAATAAAAGCTTTAGTTAATGAAATAGAAGAAAGAAAAGATTACCTAGTTAAGAGATCTCAATGGATCCTTGGAGGAGACGGATGGGCTTATGACATCGGTTACGGTGGACTTGACCACGTACTTGCTTCAGGAGAAAATGTAAACGTACTAGTATTTGATACAGAAATATATTCAAATACAGGAGGTCAAGCTTCTAAATCTACTCCAATATCTGCAATGGCTAAGTTCGCTGCAGCTGGTAAGAGATCTAAGAAGAAAGACTTAGGTATGATGGCAATGAGTTACGGAAACGTATATGTTGCACAAGTTGGTATGGGTGCAGATAAGAACCAATTAATGAAGGCTGTAATAGAAGCAGAAGCTTATGATGGACCATCATTAATAATAGCTTACTCTCCATGTATATCTCATGGTATAAAAGAAGGTATGGGTAGAGCTCAAGCTAACATAGAAAAAGCTGTTAAAGCTGGTTACTGGCACTTATACAGATTCAACCCAACATTAAAAGCTCAAGGTAAGAATCCATTCACATTAGATTCTAAAGAGCCAACTGAAAGCTTCAGAGAGTTCTTAATGGGTCAAGTAAGATACGCTGCAATAGCTAAGCAATTCCCAGACGTAGCTGATGAATTATTTACTATGGCTGAAGAAAATGCTAATGAAAGATACAACAACTATAAGAGATTAGCTGAACAATGCTAA